One region of Geoalkalibacter sp. genomic DNA includes:
- the lpxA gene encoding acyl-ACP--UDP-N-acetylglucosamine O-acyltransferase, with translation MPVRVHPSAHVDPTARLADGVEIGPQAFVDADVVIGEGTCLMHGAHVGRWTTLGRNNRLYPGAVIGHEPQDLGYKGEESHTIIGDGNVFREGVTIHRGNRPGTRTLVGDNNYLMVNSHVAHNCILGNHIILVNGALLAGHVEVGDRAIISGNCQVHQFVRIGAFAMMRGGSGAAKDIPPFCINDGLNWIRAINTVGLKRNGYSAERIRAIKEAFKVIFRSELGLEAALEKVEAELKMTEDVAGMLAFIRASKRGIGSGRGSSRE, from the coding sequence ATGCCTGTTCGCGTTCATCCCAGTGCCCATGTCGACCCGACGGCCCGGCTTGCCGACGGGGTGGAAATCGGTCCCCAAGCCTTCGTCGACGCCGATGTCGTCATCGGCGAAGGGACCTGTCTCATGCACGGCGCCCATGTGGGGCGCTGGACGACCCTGGGCAGGAACAACCGCCTTTACCCCGGCGCGGTCATCGGCCATGAACCCCAGGATCTGGGTTACAAGGGCGAGGAGAGCCACACGATCATCGGCGACGGCAACGTCTTTCGCGAGGGCGTGACCATCCATCGCGGCAATCGTCCCGGCACCCGAACCCTGGTGGGCGACAACAACTACCTCATGGTCAACAGCCATGTCGCCCACAACTGCATCCTCGGCAATCACATCATCCTGGTCAACGGCGCCCTGCTCGCCGGTCATGTCGAAGTCGGCGACCGCGCCATCATCTCGGGCAACTGCCAGGTCCATCAGTTCGTGCGCATCGGCGCCTTTGCCATGATGCGCGGCGGTTCGGGCGCGGCCAAGGATATTCCGCCCTTCTGCATCAACGACGGACTGAACTGGATTCGGGCGATCAATACGGTGGGTCTCAAGCGCAATGGCTACAGCGCCGAGCGGATTCGCGCCATCAAGGAAGCCTTCAAGGTCATTTTCCGCTCCGAGTTGGGACTCGAAGCCGCGCTGGAAAAAGTCGAGGCAGAATTGAAGATGACCGAGGATGTGGCGGGCATGTTGGCTTTTATCCGCGCCAGCAAGCGCGGCATCGGCAGCGGGCGCGGTTCAAGCCGCGAATAA
- a CDS encoding hybrid sensor histidine kinase/response regulator, translating into MKKNLSILVVDDSPTQVAILRDALEDKGFQVETAADGIEAMEKVYQNPPHLVLSDIIMPELNGYHLCRLLKNDPATAQIPIILLTHLSEQHDRFWGKNAGADLYLEKASPSSQIVAAIETLLARHPVVETRRKRIVLGANPPRKDIQARLTTILDRLLYESTISNEILKLTSLAQDVRALCGELLKFLGAICRHDAAGLLLRQSPERQTLAFCLNAPMPAQFITQAQDLMTAHGGLSGDPATRTSLFLFPEESLPTQDEQGEFHVLHAVEVKNGDEIPALIYLFTRVPREVSPGIAQALQLVADRFRIVAGYLCKLTEIEEVKADFISMLVHDLRSPLTSIRGFSDVLVQGMLGPLSDEQKEALENIQGGSNRLLALIEDILHLSKLEAGKMEIHPAPFQFGEMARRTFQDLAALFLEKDLHLHYENCDALPIILADEQQLSRVLTNLLTNAAKFSPRGANITLAAQYIDPTPDSPATLRVDVSDTGPGIPTDQQKDLFARYQQVHGKGAGSRKGTGLGLAICKEIVHVHGGRIWVESPLRDGAGSRFSFTIPLPELPF; encoded by the coding sequence ATGAAGAAAAACCTCTCCATCCTGGTGGTTGATGACAGCCCGACCCAAGTGGCCATCCTGCGCGATGCCCTTGAGGACAAAGGGTTTCAGGTCGAAACGGCCGCCGACGGCATCGAAGCGATGGAGAAAGTCTACCAGAATCCTCCCCATCTGGTTCTCTCCGACATCATCATGCCCGAACTCAACGGCTACCACCTGTGCCGCCTGCTCAAAAACGATCCCGCCACCGCTCAGATCCCCATCATTCTGCTCACGCACCTCAGCGAACAGCATGACCGCTTCTGGGGGAAAAACGCCGGCGCCGACCTTTATCTGGAAAAAGCCTCGCCGAGTTCCCAGATCGTGGCCGCCATCGAGACTCTGCTGGCGCGGCATCCGGTGGTCGAGACCCGCCGCAAGCGCATCGTCCTCGGCGCCAATCCGCCGCGCAAGGATATTCAAGCCCGTCTGACCACAATCCTCGATCGCCTGCTCTACGAGTCGACCATCTCCAACGAAATCCTCAAGCTCACCAGCCTGGCGCAGGACGTGCGCGCCCTGTGCGGCGAGTTGCTCAAGTTCCTGGGGGCTATCTGCCGACATGACGCCGCCGGCTTGCTCCTGCGCCAATCCCCGGAGCGCCAGACCCTGGCGTTCTGTCTCAACGCGCCCATGCCCGCCCAATTCATCACCCAGGCGCAAGATCTGATGACCGCCCACGGCGGACTGTCCGGCGATCCCGCCACGCGCACCAGCCTGTTTTTGTTTCCCGAGGAATCCCTGCCGACGCAGGATGAACAGGGCGAATTCCATGTCCTTCATGCCGTGGAAGTGAAAAACGGCGATGAAATTCCGGCCCTGATCTACCTGTTCACTCGCGTGCCGCGCGAAGTCAGCCCCGGCATTGCCCAGGCGCTGCAACTGGTCGCGGATCGGTTTCGGATCGTTGCCGGTTATTTGTGCAAACTGACGGAAATCGAGGAGGTCAAGGCGGATTTCATTTCCATGCTGGTGCATGATCTGCGCTCACCGTTGACCAGCATTCGCGGCTTTTCCGACGTCCTGGTTCAGGGCATGCTCGGCCCCCTCAGCGATGAGCAGAAAGAAGCCTTGGAAAACATTCAAGGAGGCAGCAACCGGTTGCTTGCCCTGATCGAAGACATCCTGCATCTCTCCAAGCTCGAAGCCGGCAAGATGGAAATTCACCCCGCGCCTTTTCAATTCGGCGAAATGGCGCGCCGCACTTTTCAGGATCTCGCCGCGCTCTTTCTCGAAAAAGATCTGCATCTGCACTACGAAAACTGCGACGCCTTGCCGATCATCCTCGCCGATGAGCAGCAATTGAGCAGGGTTTTGACCAACCTGTTGACCAACGCCGCGAAATTCAGTCCGCGCGGAGCAAACATCACACTTGCCGCGCAGTATATTGATCCCACCCCGGACAGCCCGGCGACACTGCGGGTCGACGTGAGCGACACCGGCCCCGGCATCCCCACCGATCAGCAAAAGGATCTCTTCGCCCGCTATCAGCAGGTGCACGGCAAAGGCGCCGGGTCACGCAAAGGCACGGGCCTGGGTCTGGCGATCTGCAAGGAAATCGTCCATGTGCACGGCGGGCGCATCTGGGTCGAAAGCCCCCTCAGGGATGGCGCCGGAAGCCGCTTCAGCTTCACCATCCCCCTGCCCGAGCTTCCTTTTTAG